A window from Egibacteraceae bacterium encodes these proteins:
- a CDS encoding ABC transporter ATP-binding protein — translation MSGPAGTRGEEAPLLSVRDLRVSFGTKRGTARVVNGVSYDIDAGETLAIVGESGSGKSVSTHALMGLVPRPPATVTGEVLYEGRNLLNATDGELRGIRGRHLAMIFQDPMTSLNPVLTIGRQMTEGMELHLGLSEADARRRAVELLELVGLPAAEGRLDSYPHQFSGGMRQRVMIAMGLAAEPRILIADEPTTALDVTIQAQIVELVARLQRELGMAVIWITHDLGVVAGIADRVIVLYAGRVVEQAGVDALYDAPRHPYTRGLLASLPVLGPTPEGEERKELTAIPGLPPDPTGLPPGCPFWPRCPERRDERCRTEEPPLRGVSGDATHRIAAFYEVADG, via the coding sequence ATGAGCGGCCCGGCGGGGACTCGGGGCGAGGAAGCGCCGCTGCTGTCCGTGCGTGACCTGCGGGTGTCGTTCGGCACGAAGCGCGGCACCGCGCGCGTCGTGAACGGCGTCTCCTACGACATCGACGCCGGCGAGACGCTCGCGATCGTCGGGGAGTCCGGCAGCGGCAAGAGCGTGTCGACGCACGCGCTCATGGGGCTCGTGCCCCGCCCGCCGGCGACGGTCACCGGCGAGGTGCTCTACGAGGGCCGGAACCTGCTCAACGCCACCGACGGGGAGCTGCGTGGCATCCGGGGCAGGCACCTCGCGATGATCTTCCAGGACCCGATGACGTCGCTGAACCCGGTCCTCACCATCGGGCGTCAGATGACCGAGGGCATGGAGCTGCACCTCGGCCTTTCGGAGGCGGACGCGCGCAGGCGGGCCGTCGAGCTGCTCGAGCTCGTCGGGCTGCCGGCCGCCGAGGGGCGCCTCGACAGCTACCCGCACCAGTTCTCGGGCGGCATGCGCCAGCGGGTCATGATCGCGATGGGGCTGGCGGCCGAGCCGCGGATCCTCATCGCCGACGAGCCGACCACCGCGCTCGACGTGACCATCCAGGCGCAGATCGTCGAGCTCGTCGCCCGTCTGCAGCGCGAGCTCGGGATGGCGGTGATCTGGATCACCCATGACCTCGGCGTCGTCGCGGGGATCGCGGACCGGGTAATCGTCCTCTACGCCGGCCGGGTCGTCGAGCAGGCGGGGGTCGACGCGCTCTACGACGCTCCGCGCCACCCCTACACCCGGGGGCTGCTCGCCTCCCTGCCCGTCCTCGGTCCCACACCGGAGGGCGAGGAGCGCAAGGAGCTCACCGCGATCCCCGGCCTGCCCCCCGACCCGACGGGGCTGCCGCCGGGCTGCCCGTTCTGGCCCCGGTGCCCCGAGCGGCGCGACGAGCGGTGCCGGACCGAGGAGCCGCCGCTGCGCGGCGTCTCCGGCGACGCGACCCACCGGATCGCGGCGTTCTACGAGGTCGCCGATGGCTGA
- a CDS encoding ABC transporter permease — MTGYVARRAVQAVVVMLGVSVLVFALVHLVPGDPIQAALGTRYDPAIAEQLRERSGLDQPLVAQYFTWLGRALAGDLGVSFRSGQPVTATILGRLPATLTLAFAALVVALVIALPLGVISAVKQGSRTDYAATVFSQAGISIPDFWMGIMLILGLSLYLGVLPPSGYVSILESPAGWLRHLAMPAVTVGVVSGSVLTRFVRSSTLEALSQDYTTTARAKGLRERVVVNRHVLKNALIPVVTVTGLQLGFLLGGVVVVEVVFAWPGLGQLALIAVNRRDYPVLQGVVLVIAVLFLLINLLVDLLYAYLDPRIKY, encoded by the coding sequence ATGACCGGCTACGTCGCGCGGCGGGCGGTGCAGGCGGTCGTGGTCATGCTGGGCGTGAGCGTGCTCGTGTTCGCGCTCGTCCACCTCGTGCCCGGGGACCCCATCCAGGCCGCCCTCGGGACCCGCTACGACCCGGCGATCGCCGAGCAGCTGCGTGAGCGCTCGGGCCTCGACCAGCCGCTCGTCGCCCAGTACTTCACCTGGCTCGGTCGTGCGCTGGCCGGTGACCTCGGGGTGTCGTTCCGCTCCGGTCAGCCGGTCACGGCCACGATCTTGGGGCGGTTGCCGGCCACGCTGACCCTGGCGTTCGCCGCTCTCGTCGTCGCGCTCGTCATCGCGCTGCCCCTCGGGGTCATCTCCGCGGTCAAGCAGGGTTCGCGGACCGACTACGCCGCGACGGTGTTCAGCCAGGCCGGCATCTCGATCCCCGACTTCTGGATGGGCATCATGCTCATCCTCGGGCTGTCCCTGTACCTCGGGGTCCTCCCGCCATCGGGCTACGTCTCGATCCTCGAGTCGCCTGCGGGCTGGCTTCGTCACCTTGCGATGCCGGCCGTCACCGTCGGCGTGGTGAGCGGCTCGGTCCTCACCCGGTTCGTGCGCTCCTCGACGCTCGAGGCGCTCAGCCAGGACTACACGACGACCGCGCGAGCCAAGGGCCTGCGCGAGCGGGTGGTCGTCAACCGCCATGTCCTGAAGAACGCGCTCATCCCCGTGGTGACGGTCACGGGCCTGCAGCTCGGGTTCTTGCTCGGCGGCGTGGTCGTCGTGGAGGTGGTCTTCGCCTGGCCGGGTCTGGGCCAGCTGGCCCTCATCGCCGTGAACCGCCGCGACTACCCTGTCCTGCAGGGCGTCGTGCTCGTCATCGCCGTGCTCTTCCTGCTCATCAACCTCCTCGTCGACCTCCTCTACGCCTACCTCGACCCGAGGATCAAGTACTAG
- a CDS encoding ABC transporter ATP-binding protein, producing MAEPLVAVEGLQVWFPVHGGGLLQRRTGHVKAVDGVDFDVRRGETLGLVGESGCGKSTAGLALLRLVEPTGGRVVFDGEDVTAYDKRALRRFRRRAAMIFQDPFASLNPRRSIGASIAEPLEIHGLHTGKRARHDRVGEVMEIVGLNPDYRNRYPHEFSGGQRQRVGIARALAAEPDFIVCDEPIASLDVSIQAQVLNLLERLQDELGLTYLFIAHDLSAVAHVSDRIAVMYLGRIVEIAPRDRLYEQPAHPYTRALLSAVPIPDPRRERERRRVILVGDVPSPLDPPSGCNFRTRCPDVFEPCDTVDPDLQEAWLGQWAACHLHGVVGREVERSEHLNADERQAVP from the coding sequence ATGGCTGAGCCGCTCGTCGCCGTCGAGGGCCTGCAGGTGTGGTTCCCCGTCCACGGCGGGGGACTGCTCCAGCGCCGCACCGGTCACGTGAAAGCGGTGGACGGCGTGGACTTCGACGTCCGCCGCGGCGAGACCCTCGGTCTCGTGGGAGAGTCGGGCTGCGGCAAGTCCACCGCGGGCCTCGCCCTGCTGCGCCTCGTCGAGCCGACCGGGGGACGGGTGGTCTTCGACGGCGAGGACGTGACCGCCTACGACAAGCGCGCCCTGCGGCGGTTTCGCCGACGGGCCGCCATGATCTTCCAGGACCCGTTCGCGTCCCTGAACCCCCGCCGGTCGATCGGCGCGTCGATCGCCGAGCCCCTCGAGATCCACGGGCTGCACACCGGCAAGCGGGCGCGCCACGATCGCGTCGGCGAGGTCATGGAGATCGTCGGCCTGAATCCCGACTACCGCAACCGCTACCCGCACGAGTTCTCCGGCGGTCAGCGCCAGCGCGTCGGCATCGCGCGCGCGCTCGCCGCCGAACCCGACTTCATCGTCTGCGACGAGCCGATCGCCTCCCTCGACGTGTCGATCCAGGCGCAGGTCCTCAACCTTCTCGAGCGCCTCCAGGACGAGCTCGGCCTCACCTACCTGTTCATCGCCCACGACCTGTCCGCGGTGGCCCACGTGTCGGACCGCATCGCGGTCATGTACCTCGGGCGGATCGTCGAGATCGCGCCCCGCGACCGCCTCTACGAGCAGCCGGCGCACCCCTACACCCGGGCGCTGCTGTCGGCGGTGCCCATCCCGGACCCCCGCCGCGAGCGCGAGCGCAGGAGGGTCATCCTCGTCGGCGACGTGCCGAGCCCGCTCGACCCGCCGTCGGGGTGCAACTTCCGCACCCGCTGCCCTGACGTGTTCGAGCCCTGTGACACCGTCGACCCCGACCTGCAGGAGGCCTGGCTCGGGCAGTGGGCGGCCTGCCATCTCCACGGGGTCGTGGGAAGGGAGGTCGAGCGCTCCGAGCACCTCAACGCCGACGAGCGGCAGGCGGTGCCGTGA
- a CDS encoding ABC transporter permease has protein sequence MAGDVAGPPELVDDAPAVQATSRRREVAGVLLRNRLAVFGFMVLALLVLAAVLGETIAPYEPNRRSADLAADRLQAPSAAHPFGTDEFGRDVLSRVIVGARVSLQVGFIAVGISLVAGVALGLVAGFYGGRIDDVVMRSMDVLFAFPWILLAIAILAVLGPGIVNAMVAIGVVFTPIFARITRGSVLSVREEVYVRAARSLGANDLRLLRRHVLPNVLAPIIVQTSISLAFAILNEAALSFLGLGVQPPAPSWGRMLAEGRGFIQQAWWMALFPGLAIFFTVLAFNLVGDGLRDALDPRHKSVSEAMP, from the coding sequence ATGGCCGGCGACGTGGCTGGCCCACCCGAGCTCGTCGACGACGCCCCGGCCGTCCAGGCGACGTCACGTCGGCGCGAGGTCGCCGGGGTTCTGCTGCGCAACCGGCTCGCGGTCTTCGGCTTCATGGTCCTTGCGCTGCTCGTGCTCGCCGCCGTGCTCGGCGAGACCATCGCGCCTTACGAACCCAACCGGCGCTCCGCCGACCTCGCCGCGGACCGGCTCCAAGCGCCGAGCGCGGCGCACCCCTTCGGCACCGACGAGTTCGGGCGTGACGTGCTGAGCCGCGTCATCGTCGGCGCGCGCGTGTCGCTGCAGGTCGGGTTCATCGCCGTCGGCATCTCCCTCGTCGCCGGCGTGGCGCTCGGCCTCGTCGCGGGCTTCTACGGCGGACGGATCGACGACGTCGTCATGCGTTCCATGGACGTGCTGTTCGCGTTCCCGTGGATCCTGCTCGCCATCGCGATCCTCGCGGTCCTCGGGCCGGGCATCGTGAACGCCATGGTCGCCATCGGGGTGGTGTTCACGCCGATCTTCGCCCGCATCACCCGTGGCAGCGTCCTGTCCGTGCGCGAGGAGGTCTATGTCCGCGCCGCCCGCTCGCTGGGCGCGAACGACCTGCGGCTGCTGCGCCGCCACGTCCTGCCCAACGTGCTCGCCCCCATCATCGTGCAGACCTCGATCAGCCTCGCGTTCGCCATCCTCAACGAGGCGGCGCTGTCCTTCCTCGGCCTCGGTGTGCAGCCGCCGGCGCCGTCGTGGGGGCGGATGCTCGCCGAGGGGCGGGGGTTCATCCAGCAGGCGTGGTGGATGGCGCTGTTCCCGGGACTGGCGATCTTCTTCACCGTGCTCGCCTTCAACCTCGTCGGCGACGGGCTGCGCGACGCCCTCGACCCGCGACACAAGTCGGTGAGTGAGGCGATGCCATGA
- a CDS encoding DUF368 domain-containing protein produces the protein MRIPPTLTHLAQGALMGAADVIPGVSGGTMALVVGIYTRLIASIRAAAALRLREVEWGLVLPLAGGIAVALAIGTVVIPPLLESYPAPTRGLFLGLVVASVPLPWRRIARPGLREVAIVVGAAAVAFALVGIPPRVVAEPAAWQGAAAAAVAICAMILPGVSGAFLLEAMGMYEPTLQAARDLRVGYVAAFGVGAVLGLGAFSQVLGWLLQRRHDVTMAALVGLMAGALRALWPWVDADRGLLSPPSDTGHVLLVGALAVAGFAAVSVLVAVAARREQGRRFPADGRRNPSPATHPPGPGEAA, from the coding sequence ATGCGCATCCCCCCAACCCTCACCCATCTCGCCCAGGGCGCGCTGATGGGCGCGGCGGACGTCATCCCCGGCGTGAGCGGCGGCACGATGGCCCTCGTCGTCGGCATCTACACCCGGCTGATCGCCTCCATCCGCGCCGCCGCGGCGCTGCGCCTGCGCGAGGTCGAGTGGGGCCTCGTGCTGCCGCTCGCCGGCGGGATCGCCGTGGCGCTGGCGATCGGCACGGTGGTCATCCCTCCCCTGCTCGAGTCCTACCCCGCCCCCACACGGGGCCTGTTCCTCGGTCTCGTGGTCGCATCGGTGCCGTTGCCGTGGCGGCGCATCGCGCGGCCTGGCCTGCGGGAGGTCGCGATCGTGGTGGGCGCCGCGGCGGTCGCCTTCGCGCTCGTCGGGATCCCCCCGCGCGTCGTCGCGGAGCCCGCCGCCTGGCAGGGTGCCGCCGCCGCTGCGGTCGCCATCTGCGCCATGATCCTGCCCGGCGTGAGCGGCGCCTTCCTGCTCGAGGCCATGGGGATGTACGAGCCGACGCTGCAGGCCGCACGTGACCTGCGGGTGGGCTACGTCGCGGCTTTCGGCGTCGGCGCGGTGCTCGGCCTCGGCGCGTTCTCCCAGGTGCTCGGCTGGCTGCTCCAACGCCGCCATGACGTCACGATGGCCGCCCTCGTCGGGCTCATGGCCGGTGCGCTGCGTGCGCTCTGGCCGTGGGTGGACGCCGACCGGGGGCTCCTGTCCCCGCCGTCGGACACGGGACACGTGCTGCTCGTCGGGGCGCTCGCCGTCGCCGGGTTCGCGGCGGTCAGCGTGCTCGTCGCCGTGGCGGCTCGCCGGGAGCAGGGCCGGCGTTTCCCTGCAGACGGCCGGAGGAATCCGAGCCCCGCCACCCACCCGCCCGGACCAGGAGAAGCCGCATGA
- a CDS encoding DUF2254 domain-containing protein gives MTAEGARLPLRLDAARERLRRSLWVLPTGAVLAAVVAGGLLSRVEVDPASPWVTVFFGGGAEGARGILQSVATAVVTVTSVSFTLTVVALQLAATQYSPRVLRNFLRDRGNQVVLSTFLATFAFALVALTSVRSSESPGGEFVPHVAVTFQLVLAFASIAALVYFIHHLTQSIRVEQVMREVTQEALACIGRNCDGQPASGEEAALPDVPDRAVQILATSSGYLQALRSAPLVREASERDVVFRYRRTVGEHVTEGTVIAWVWRREGGGELRETEELRRAGNGAVAFGAERTLQQDPALGIRQLVDIAVKAMSTGLNDPTTAVDTLGHLSEVLRALAARPLGAELHRDAAGLVRVALPRPSFADYLGIACAQVAHYSGGDAAVMRRLLRLLEDVGGVVGTQERRTAVLAEIDRAVAEAGHQLALESARESVRRAAEAAREAVAGRVPPRTTFTL, from the coding sequence GTGACGGCGGAGGGGGCCAGGCTGCCGTTGCGTCTCGACGCGGCCCGGGAGCGGCTGCGCCGCTCGCTCTGGGTGCTGCCTACCGGGGCGGTGCTCGCCGCGGTCGTGGCCGGCGGGCTGCTCAGCCGCGTCGAGGTGGACCCCGCGTCGCCGTGGGTGACGGTCTTCTTCGGCGGTGGGGCCGAGGGCGCGCGCGGCATCCTCCAGTCGGTCGCCACCGCGGTGGTGACCGTCACGAGCGTGTCGTTCACCCTCACGGTCGTCGCTCTGCAGCTCGCCGCGACGCAGTACTCGCCACGGGTGCTCCGCAACTTCCTCCGCGACCGGGGCAACCAGGTCGTGCTGTCGACCTTTCTCGCCACGTTCGCGTTCGCGCTCGTCGCGCTCACCTCGGTGCGCTCGTCCGAGAGCCCGGGGGGCGAGTTCGTGCCGCACGTCGCGGTGACCTTCCAGCTCGTCCTCGCCTTCGCGAGCATCGCGGCCCTCGTCTACTTCATCCACCACCTCACCCAGTCCATACGCGTCGAGCAGGTGATGCGCGAGGTCACGCAGGAGGCACTCGCGTGCATCGGGCGCAACTGCGACGGCCAACCCGCGTCGGGGGAGGAGGCGGCGCTGCCCGACGTCCCGGACCGGGCCGTGCAGATCCTCGCGACGAGCTCCGGATACCTGCAGGCGCTGCGCTCCGCGCCGCTCGTGCGGGAGGCGTCGGAGCGTGACGTCGTCTTCCGCTACCGGCGCACCGTCGGCGAGCACGTGACGGAGGGCACCGTGATCGCGTGGGTGTGGCGGCGCGAGGGGGGAGGCGAGCTCCGGGAGACCGAGGAGCTGCGCAGGGCAGGGAACGGGGCGGTGGCCTTCGGCGCGGAGCGGACCCTCCAGCAGGACCCGGCGCTGGGCATCCGCCAGCTCGTCGACATCGCCGTGAAAGCCATGTCGACCGGCCTGAACGACCCCACGACCGCCGTCGACACGCTCGGTCACCTGTCGGAGGTGCTGCGCGCGCTCGCCGCCCGCCCGCTCGGTGCCGAGCTGCACCGGGACGCCGCGGGCCTCGTGCGCGTGGCGCTGCCCCGCCCCTCGTTCGCCGACTACCTCGGAATCGCCTGCGCGCAGGTGGCGCACTACTCGGGAGGGGACGCGGCGGTCATGCGCCGGCTGCTGCGGCTGCTCGAGGACGTCGGCGGGGTGGTCGGCACCCAGGAGCGCCGCACCGCCGTGCTCGCCGAGATCGACCGCGCCGTCGCCGAAGCGGGGCACCAGCTCGCGCTGGAGTCGGCCAGGGAGTCGGTGCGGCGGGCCGCGGAGGCCGCGCGTGAGGCCGTGGCCGGCCGCGTTCCCCCGCGCACGACCTTCACGCTGTAG
- a CDS encoding Rieske 2Fe-2S domain-containing protein — protein sequence MSVLEDLAERLGRNAALDRVVGPLDRALRPVLDRRPVKDALSGTWLGHRLHPLVMVVPLGSLISSGVLDLFGGEEAEAAADRLLGVAVASAVPTAAAGLSDWLHTDSGGKRVGVVHAAWNTTAVALAVASLRARAAGNRRRGKALAMLGLAAVGSGGYLGGHLSYAMGVGVNHSAFVQGPSDWTDVAAVDDLPEGRAVRATAGDAALMLVREGERIHALADRCGHLGCSLADGAVREGVVECGCHGSRFRLADGKAVGGPAAASQASYETRVRDGRVEIRERMA from the coding sequence ATGTCAGTGCTCGAAGACCTCGCCGAGCGGCTCGGCCGCAATGCGGCCCTCGACCGGGTGGTGGGGCCCCTCGACCGGGCGCTCCGCCCCGTGCTCGACCGCCGCCCCGTGAAGGATGCGCTGAGCGGCACCTGGCTCGGCCACCGGCTCCACCCGCTCGTCATGGTCGTGCCGCTCGGCTCCCTCATCTCCTCCGGCGTGCTCGACCTGTTCGGCGGCGAGGAGGCCGAGGCCGCTGCCGACCGCCTCCTCGGGGTCGCCGTCGCATCCGCGGTCCCGACCGCCGCCGCGGGCCTGTCCGACTGGCTGCACACCGACAGCGGGGGCAAGCGGGTCGGCGTCGTCCACGCGGCGTGGAACACCACGGCGGTCGCGCTCGCGGTCGCCTCGCTGCGCGCACGCGCCGCCGGCAACCGGCGACGGGGCAAGGCGCTTGCCATGCTCGGGCTCGCGGCCGTGGGCTCCGGCGGCTACCTCGGCGGTCACCTGAGCTATGCGATGGGGGTCGGCGTCAACCACAGCGCCTTCGTCCAGGGCCCGAGCGACTGGACCGACGTCGCGGCGGTCGACGACCTCCCCGAGGGCCGCGCGGTGCGCGCCACAGCCGGTGACGCGGCCCTCATGCTCGTGCGCGAGGGCGAGCGGATCCACGCCCTTGCCGACCGCTGCGGCCACCTCGGCTGCTCGCTCGCCGACGGTGCGGTGCGCGAGGGCGTCGTCGAGTGCGGCTGCCACGGCAGCCGTTTCCGCCTCGCCGACGGCAAGGCCGTCGGCGGTCCGGCGGCGGCGTCCCAGGCGTCCTACGAGACCCGCGTACGCGACGGTCGGGTCGAGATCCGCGAGAGGATGGCCTAG